Proteins co-encoded in one Dreissena polymorpha isolate Duluth1 chromosome 12, UMN_Dpol_1.0, whole genome shotgun sequence genomic window:
- the LOC127853718 gene encoding receptor-type tyrosine-protein phosphatase U-like isoform X2 codes for MFQIQLCPLSNFGARFAMLKNQTELRGSYIAVPAWEEMEIVIALDYLYDQGITEKQINVFDAVLLLLQQRINMVQTKNQYLYLHEVLCEALCTVGEILENTAFIDTPRTSDSLNQEYQHICKSHIPDREEGWTDGEYTLVLDGEKSDNLNKNADLCVVPDDRYRPVLNMTLNTLGQNDYINVVYISTFGEKDMLILTQSALVSSAIDCVRLFHDHVIRTVVTFADEVEPYMPGSSESCLIGPFTATTKSDTHKQVYKESVVQFKYIAEYEGFEVRIIRFTKWSNTLDFCNIKDLMSLLISVQECACRRPVVLQCRLFAVL; via the exons ATGTTCCAGATACAGCTCTGTCCCCTAAGCAATTTTGGCGCAAGGTTCGCAATGTTGAAAAACCAGACGGAGCTCCGTGGATCGTACATTGCAG TGCCGGCGTGGGAAGAAATGGAAATTGTTATCGCACTTGACTATCTGTACGATCAAGGGATAACAGAGAAACAGATAAATGTGTTTGATGCTGTACTCTTACTTCTTCAACAAAGAATCAATATGGTTCAAACCAAG AACCAGTATTTGTACCTCCACGAAGTTTTGTGTGAAGCGCTTTGTACTGTTGGTGAAATATTGGAAAACACGGCTTTTATTGACACTCCACGCACATCTGATTCACTGAACCAGGAATATCAG CACATTTGCAAATCACACATCCCTGATCGAGAAGAAGGTTGGACAGACGGCGAATATACGCTAGTCCTAGATGGCGAAAAGTCAGACAATCTCAATAAAAATGCTGACCTGTGTGTTGTTCCAG ATGATAGATACCGCCCTGTACTGAATATGACGTTGAATACTTTGGGACAAAACGATTATATCAACGTTGTTTATATTTCG ACATTCGGAGAGAAGGATATGTTGATTCTTACCCAGTCGGCACTTGTGAGCTCAGCAATAGATTGTGTTCGGTTGTTTCACGACCACGTTATCAGAACGGTGGTGACTTTCGCCGACGAG gtgGAACCCTACATGCCGGGCAGTAGTGAAAGCTGCTTGATTGGACCATTCACAGCCACAACTAAGTCTGACACACATAAACAAGTCTATAAAGAATCCGtagtacaatttaaatatattgcaGAG TATGAGGGTTTCGAAGTCCGAATCATCCGATTTACGAAATGGTCGAACACTTTGGACTTTTGCAACATAAAAGACCTGATGAGTCTTTTAATTAGTGTTCAGGAATGCGCCTGTAGGAGACCAGTCGTTCTTCAGTGTCG ATTGTTTGCAGTTTTATAG
- the LOC127853718 gene encoding uncharacterized protein LOC127853718 isoform X1: MFQIQLCPLSNFGARFAMLKNQTELRGSYIAVPAWEEMEIVIALDYLYDQGITEKQINVFDAVLLLLQQRINMVQTKNQYLYLHEVLCEALCTVGEILENTAFIDTPRTSDSLNQEYQHICKSHIPDREEGWTDGEYTLVLDGEKSDNLNKNADLCVVPDDRYRPVLNMTLNTLGQNDYINVVYISTFGEKDMLILTQSALVSSAIDCVRLFHDHVIRTVVTFADEVEPYMPGSSESCLIGPFTATTKSDTHKQVYKESVVQFKYIAEYEGFEVRIIRFTKWSNTLDFCNIKDLMSLLISVQECACRRPVVLQCRFIVPRGAMLTGWGGGGGRNSEDDQKTEKTSHH, translated from the exons ATGTTCCAGATACAGCTCTGTCCCCTAAGCAATTTTGGCGCAAGGTTCGCAATGTTGAAAAACCAGACGGAGCTCCGTGGATCGTACATTGCAG TGCCGGCGTGGGAAGAAATGGAAATTGTTATCGCACTTGACTATCTGTACGATCAAGGGATAACAGAGAAACAGATAAATGTGTTTGATGCTGTACTCTTACTTCTTCAACAAAGAATCAATATGGTTCAAACCAAG AACCAGTATTTGTACCTCCACGAAGTTTTGTGTGAAGCGCTTTGTACTGTTGGTGAAATATTGGAAAACACGGCTTTTATTGACACTCCACGCACATCTGATTCACTGAACCAGGAATATCAG CACATTTGCAAATCACACATCCCTGATCGAGAAGAAGGTTGGACAGACGGCGAATATACGCTAGTCCTAGATGGCGAAAAGTCAGACAATCTCAATAAAAATGCTGACCTGTGTGTTGTTCCAG ATGATAGATACCGCCCTGTACTGAATATGACGTTGAATACTTTGGGACAAAACGATTATATCAACGTTGTTTATATTTCG ACATTCGGAGAGAAGGATATGTTGATTCTTACCCAGTCGGCACTTGTGAGCTCAGCAATAGATTGTGTTCGGTTGTTTCACGACCACGTTATCAGAACGGTGGTGACTTTCGCCGACGAG gtgGAACCCTACATGCCGGGCAGTAGTGAAAGCTGCTTGATTGGACCATTCACAGCCACAACTAAGTCTGACACACATAAACAAGTCTATAAAGAATCCGtagtacaatttaaatatattgcaGAG TATGAGGGTTTCGAAGTCCGAATCATCCGATTTACGAAATGGTCGAACACTTTGGACTTTTGCAACATAAAAGACCTGATGAGTCTTTTAATTAGTGTTCAGGAATGCGCCTGTAGGAGACCAGTCGTTCTTCAGTGTCG TTTTATAGTGCCTCGTGGAGCGATGTTAACGGGATGGGGAGGTGGCGGTGGCAGAAACAGTGAAGATGATCAGAAGACGGAGAAAACAAGTCATCACTAA
- the LOC127853718 gene encoding receptor-type tyrosine-protein phosphatase U-like isoform X5, translated as MFQIQLCPLSNFGARFAMLKNQTELRGSYIAVPAWEEMEIVIALDYLYDQGITEKQINVFDAVLLLLQQRINMVQTKNQYLYLHEVLCEALCTVGEILENTAFIDTPRTSDSLNQEYQHICKSHIPDREEGWTDGEYTLVLDGEKSDNLNKNADLCVVPDDRYRPVLNMTLNTLGQNDYINVVYISTFGEKDMLILTQSALVSSAIDCVRLFHDHVIRTVVTFADEYEGFEVRIIRFTKWSNTLDFCNIKDLMSLLISVQECACRRPVVLQCRFIVPRGAMLTGWGGGGGRNSEDDQKTEKTSHH; from the exons ATGTTCCAGATACAGCTCTGTCCCCTAAGCAATTTTGGCGCAAGGTTCGCAATGTTGAAAAACCAGACGGAGCTCCGTGGATCGTACATTGCAG TGCCGGCGTGGGAAGAAATGGAAATTGTTATCGCACTTGACTATCTGTACGATCAAGGGATAACAGAGAAACAGATAAATGTGTTTGATGCTGTACTCTTACTTCTTCAACAAAGAATCAATATGGTTCAAACCAAG AACCAGTATTTGTACCTCCACGAAGTTTTGTGTGAAGCGCTTTGTACTGTTGGTGAAATATTGGAAAACACGGCTTTTATTGACACTCCACGCACATCTGATTCACTGAACCAGGAATATCAG CACATTTGCAAATCACACATCCCTGATCGAGAAGAAGGTTGGACAGACGGCGAATATACGCTAGTCCTAGATGGCGAAAAGTCAGACAATCTCAATAAAAATGCTGACCTGTGTGTTGTTCCAG ATGATAGATACCGCCCTGTACTGAATATGACGTTGAATACTTTGGGACAAAACGATTATATCAACGTTGTTTATATTTCG ACATTCGGAGAGAAGGATATGTTGATTCTTACCCAGTCGGCACTTGTGAGCTCAGCAATAGATTGTGTTCGGTTGTTTCACGACCACGTTATCAGAACGGTGGTGACTTTCGCCGACGAG TATGAGGGTTTCGAAGTCCGAATCATCCGATTTACGAAATGGTCGAACACTTTGGACTTTTGCAACATAAAAGACCTGATGAGTCTTTTAATTAGTGTTCAGGAATGCGCCTGTAGGAGACCAGTCGTTCTTCAGTGTCG TTTTATAGTGCCTCGTGGAGCGATGTTAACGGGATGGGGAGGTGGCGGTGGCAGAAACAGTGAAGATGATCAGAAGACGGAGAAAACAAGTCATCACTAA
- the LOC127853718 gene encoding receptor-type tyrosine-protein phosphatase U-like isoform X4 — translation MFQIQLCPLSNFGARFAMLKNQTELRGSYIAVPAWEEMEIVIALDYLYDQGITEKQINVFDAVLLLLQQRINMVQTKNQYLYLHEVLCEALCTVGEILENTAFIDTPRTSDSLNQEYQHICKSHIPDREEGWTDGEYTLVLDGEKSDNLNKNADLCVVPDDRYRPVLNMTLNTLGQNDYINVVYISVEPYMPGSSESCLIGPFTATTKSDTHKQVYKESVVQFKYIAEYEGFEVRIIRFTKWSNTLDFCNIKDLMSLLISVQECACRRPVVLQCRFIVPRGAMLTGWGGGGGRNSEDDQKTEKTSHH, via the exons ATGTTCCAGATACAGCTCTGTCCCCTAAGCAATTTTGGCGCAAGGTTCGCAATGTTGAAAAACCAGACGGAGCTCCGTGGATCGTACATTGCAG TGCCGGCGTGGGAAGAAATGGAAATTGTTATCGCACTTGACTATCTGTACGATCAAGGGATAACAGAGAAACAGATAAATGTGTTTGATGCTGTACTCTTACTTCTTCAACAAAGAATCAATATGGTTCAAACCAAG AACCAGTATTTGTACCTCCACGAAGTTTTGTGTGAAGCGCTTTGTACTGTTGGTGAAATATTGGAAAACACGGCTTTTATTGACACTCCACGCACATCTGATTCACTGAACCAGGAATATCAG CACATTTGCAAATCACACATCCCTGATCGAGAAGAAGGTTGGACAGACGGCGAATATACGCTAGTCCTAGATGGCGAAAAGTCAGACAATCTCAATAAAAATGCTGACCTGTGTGTTGTTCCAG ATGATAGATACCGCCCTGTACTGAATATGACGTTGAATACTTTGGGACAAAACGATTATATCAACGTTGTTTATATTTCG gtgGAACCCTACATGCCGGGCAGTAGTGAAAGCTGCTTGATTGGACCATTCACAGCCACAACTAAGTCTGACACACATAAACAAGTCTATAAAGAATCCGtagtacaatttaaatatattgcaGAG TATGAGGGTTTCGAAGTCCGAATCATCCGATTTACGAAATGGTCGAACACTTTGGACTTTTGCAACATAAAAGACCTGATGAGTCTTTTAATTAGTGTTCAGGAATGCGCCTGTAGGAGACCAGTCGTTCTTCAGTGTCG TTTTATAGTGCCTCGTGGAGCGATGTTAACGGGATGGGGAGGTGGCGGTGGCAGAAACAGTGAAGATGATCAGAAGACGGAGAAAACAAGTCATCACTAA
- the LOC127853718 gene encoding receptor-type tyrosine-protein phosphatase U-like isoform X3 → MEIVIALDYLYDQGITEKQINVFDAVLLLLQQRINMVQTKNQYLYLHEVLCEALCTVGEILENTAFIDTPRTSDSLNQEYQHICKSHIPDREEGWTDGEYTLVLDGEKSDNLNKNADLCVVPDDRYRPVLNMTLNTLGQNDYINVVYISTFGEKDMLILTQSALVSSAIDCVRLFHDHVIRTVVTFADEVEPYMPGSSESCLIGPFTATTKSDTHKQVYKESVVQFKYIAEYEGFEVRIIRFTKWSNTLDFCNIKDLMSLLISVQECACRRPVVLQCRFIVPRGAMLTGWGGGGGRNSEDDQKTEKTSHH, encoded by the exons ATGGAAATTGTTATCGCACTTGACTATCTGTACGATCAAGGGATAACAGAGAAACAGATAAATGTGTTTGATGCTGTACTCTTACTTCTTCAACAAAGAATCAATATGGTTCAAACCAAG AACCAGTATTTGTACCTCCACGAAGTTTTGTGTGAAGCGCTTTGTACTGTTGGTGAAATATTGGAAAACACGGCTTTTATTGACACTCCACGCACATCTGATTCACTGAACCAGGAATATCAG CACATTTGCAAATCACACATCCCTGATCGAGAAGAAGGTTGGACAGACGGCGAATATACGCTAGTCCTAGATGGCGAAAAGTCAGACAATCTCAATAAAAATGCTGACCTGTGTGTTGTTCCAG ATGATAGATACCGCCCTGTACTGAATATGACGTTGAATACTTTGGGACAAAACGATTATATCAACGTTGTTTATATTTCG ACATTCGGAGAGAAGGATATGTTGATTCTTACCCAGTCGGCACTTGTGAGCTCAGCAATAGATTGTGTTCGGTTGTTTCACGACCACGTTATCAGAACGGTGGTGACTTTCGCCGACGAG gtgGAACCCTACATGCCGGGCAGTAGTGAAAGCTGCTTGATTGGACCATTCACAGCCACAACTAAGTCTGACACACATAAACAAGTCTATAAAGAATCCGtagtacaatttaaatatattgcaGAG TATGAGGGTTTCGAAGTCCGAATCATCCGATTTACGAAATGGTCGAACACTTTGGACTTTTGCAACATAAAAGACCTGATGAGTCTTTTAATTAGTGTTCAGGAATGCGCCTGTAGGAGACCAGTCGTTCTTCAGTGTCG TTTTATAGTGCCTCGTGGAGCGATGTTAACGGGATGGGGAGGTGGCGGTGGCAGAAACAGTGAAGATGATCAGAAGACGGAGAAAACAAGTCATCACTAA